In Danio aesculapii chromosome 17, fDanAes4.1, whole genome shotgun sequence, the sequence gtatatgtatatatatatatgtgtgtatatgtttatatatatatatgtgtgtgtgtgtatatgtgtgtatatgtatatatgtgtgtatatgtatatatatgtgtatatgtatatatgtatatgtatatatgtgtgtgtgtatatgtatatatatgtgtgtgtgtatatgtatatatatgtgtgtgtgtatatgtatatatatgtgtgtgtgtatatgtatatatatatatgtgtgtgtatatgtatatatatatatgtgtgtgtatatgtatatatatatatatgtgtgtgtatatgtgtatatgtatatgtatatgtgtgtatgtatgtatgtatgtatgtatatatatatgtatgtgtgtatatatatatatatatatatatatatatatatatatatatatatatatatatatatatatatatatacatatatatatatatacatacatatatatatatatatacatatatatatatatacatacatacatacatacatacatacatacatacatacatacatacatacatacacacatataaatacatacatataaatacacacacacatatatatatatatatatatatatatatatatatatatatatatatatatatatatatatatatatatatatatacataaacaggtcagaattattagcccccccttatttattttttcccccaatttctgtttaacagagagatttttttttttacagatttctaaacatgatagttttaataattcattcagaataattgatttattttatctttgccatgatgacagtatataatatttgactatatatttttcaagaaacttctatacagcttaaagtgacatttaaaggcttaactttgcaggtgagggtaattaggcaagtaattgtataacgatggtttgttctgtagacgaaaaaaatttgcttaaaggggctaataatattgaccttaaaatagttcattcaaaattaaaaatacttttattctagccgaaaaaaacaaataagactttctttttcttttctattatcagacatactgtgaaaatttccttgctttaagctgtatagaagtatcttgaaaaatatatagtcaaatataatttactgtcatcatggcaaagataaaaataaatcagttatttgaaatgagttattaaaactatcatgttaagaaatgtgttgaaaaaaatcttctctcagttaaacagaaattggggaaaaaaacaggggagctaataattcaggggggctaataattctgacttcaactgtatatgatgttGTATCTGCACAaaatttttatacaaatatttggcaaaacaacaataataacagtagttaataataataataataatagggtaaaataaagtAGAACTAAAAATCTCTCTCCTAATATTAAACAGGGAATGTTATGGAGGATCAGAGCTCATCTGAAGCACAGCAGGAACTTGGTCAGCTTGAAGACTGTAACAGCTCCAGCCCACAACAGCAGCATGAGCACACCCCCTCTTCAACAGTCACGCCCACTACACCCAACCCCTCTTCATTGACCACACCCACTTCCTTTTCCCCCTCAGCAGTGACGGACACCTCCTCCTCTCCAGACTGTGAGCAGAAAGTCAATGTACCAGATTCACAGAGCCATGCAGAAGCACAGGCACCAATGGACGTCTCTCCAGCAGACCAGCGGCCCCAGACAGACACCATCGGCCCTGCAGTGCTGATGGAGGCAACGGGGGACACTGTTGACACAGGGCAGGACGTCCCACACACTGTGATGGACGATGGAGGTAATGTTGAGGAGTCTGGGAAGGTGGAGGCAGGAGGAGAGGATGGGGAAGTGCTGGAGCAGGAGGTTTTGGAGATTACAACGGAGATGGAGATGGAGGAGAATGGTAGTGGACTGGATTTCATCAACGTGGCCATGCTAGATGACATGGCCAAACGCATACAAGTGGAAGAGGTGAGTGACAGATTTTTATGTTTGttgacttacagttgaagtcagaattattagcccccctgaattattagccccctgtttattttttccccaatttctgtttaacggagagaaaatcttttcaacacatttctaaacataatagttttaataactcatctctaataactgatttattttatctttgctatgatgacagtaaataatatttgactagatattttaagacacttctatacagcttaaagtgacattaaaggcttaacttggttattaaggttaactaggcaggttagggtaattaggcaagttatagtgtaacaatggtttgttctgtagaccagtgtttcccaaccctgttcttggaggcacatcaacagttcatgttttggatgtctccctcatctgacccattaacttcaggttttggagtctcttctaatgttctgatgagttgtttttggtgtgtttgattagggagaggatgaaaatgtgtactgttagcaTGCCTTCAGGGACaaggttgggaaactctgcattagaagagactccaaaacctgaagttaatgggtcagatgagggagacatccaaaacatgaactgttggtgtgcctccaggaacagggttgggaaacactgctgtagactatcgaaaaaaagatatagcttaaaggggctaataatattgacctcaattaaaaaaaaaaaaaactgcttttattctaacaaataagactttctccagaagaaaaaatattatcagacatactgtaaaaatgtccttgctctgttaaacatcatttgggaaattttaaaaaagaaaaataattcaaagggggcttataattctgacttcaattgtgtatatatatatatatatatatatatatatatgtacatatttttattttactcatattctttttagtcttattttaataataaagctaaaaataaaatatatgaatgataaaaatatcacaaagcAACCATAAATAATGTGCATATAAGAAAATATTGAtcttatacaaaataataaaccatactagttttttatttattattacaaaatattatataattttttcagtACTTTTCTGGCCAACtaacaatattttaattgaaacaaatatttgttccATAGCTCTACAGACTAATGACAAATGTTACGTTTTCAATTGTTTTAATTGGAAATCAGGGgttttccaccaaatattgatttcttaactgtTCTCAAATTAAAACATTGTTATTGTGTTAACTAAAAAttactatacattttatttaaccgcagcaacatcaacaaacaaaaagaaagatgccatgtttacagaaaaaaaccCAGCAGTGACAAAAATGAGTTTGTGAGGGGTCATTTTTTCAGTGGTTTCAGTTTTCCATTGCTGTGTAACATCAAAAAAACTGGTTCATTTTGAAATGGAATTTTTCAAGATGTAAAAGTTGCTGGCATCATTATGATAGCATCCAGTGACATCGTAGTGATGTCATCTTATGTCATCTTACAGTAACTTCAATGAAGTCAGGATTTGAAAGGAATATTCCAGGTTCATTGCAAGTCAAACGAGACCGTAATTATGATTTTTACAGATAGAAtagattgaaaaaacaaaacatattataaaatattataatcaaacattttattatttctaattgacaattattaaatataatgatttaattcaacttaaaatAATTATCTTAATATGTAAACaaagttttttatgttgttttgttatgACAGACTAAGCTGAACTAATTCTTTAACTTGTATTGACCTGAGAAAGTGTCATTAGAAAGTCGTTTGTGGAAACTACACAGTAAAAATGCtgagtttcacacaattccttcatgttgacccaacacaaatagattaacctaattgttttacaaatttaagttgattgataattaaaacaattatgttttccctgaaaaaagtcaagaattgtgttgattaaactcattttaaataagtagtttgaacaagtagcacaAATATTTTTGAGCGTATGTgtactataataatattattattatttcttgttattattacttcttgtttaaataatatagtttatataagTATAAGTTTAttgaagtgtatttttttttctcaaggcTTTTAGTTTGCTGCTTGAACCACATTTCAATCTTAGCTAATCTAATTAATTTGTTTTGCATTAATTTTGAATCTCTGCTGTCTCTGctaattctattattattattatacttattatacttattttttttttttttttgggggggggggggtgtacttTTTATCAGATCTCACCACCAGGTTGTGGTAATTACTAATTACGTTTCTGTAAGTCAGTGTAGTGATACAGCATCTGATAAGCTC encodes:
- the LOC130245024 gene encoding consortin-like, translated to MEDQSSSEAQQELGQLEDCNSSSPQQQHEHTPSSTVTPTTPNPSSLTTPTSFSPSAVTDTSSSPDCEQKVNVPDSQSHAEAQAPMDVSPADQRPQTDTIGPAVLMEATGDTVDTGQDVPHTVMDDGGNVEESGKVEAGGEDGEVLEQEVLEITTEMEMEENGSGLDFINVAMLDDMAKRIQVEEITPAAGLVSILKRRVSLEGENSSAPAAPKPVSKRKVRFREPDEGLDHDEVGGDSWLLLLLLCLATVVISVGGTALYCTFGDTQSSVCTDFSHNMDFYVGRVQRGMDELKHWLSPSS